A genomic segment from Cyprinus carpio isolate SPL01 chromosome A22, ASM1834038v1, whole genome shotgun sequence encodes:
- the LOC122134979 gene encoding antithrombin-III-like produces the protein MGGVRAAKYICNAKPKDLPLEPICIYRSPDSKTQPTEKPEKIPAGINPRVWELSKANSHFALMFFKQLAEGKSNDENIFLSPISISTAFAMTKLRACNTTLEQLMKVIQFNTIKEKTSDQVHLFFAKLNCRLYCKKHETTDLISCLEKIYAF, from the exons ATGGGTGGAGTTCGG GCAGCCAAATATATCTGCAATGCAAAGCCCAAAGATCTACCTTTGGAGCCAATTTGCATCTACCGCAGCCCGGATTCTAAAACACAACCAACTGAAAAACCAGAGAAGATCCCAGCTGGCATCAACCCTCGAGTGTGGGAACTGTCCAAAGCCAACAGCCACTTCGCCCTCATGTTTTTCAAGCAGCTTGCTGAGGGAAAGTCCAACGATGAAAACATCTTTCTGTCGCCAATAAGTATCTCAACAGCTTTCGCCATGACGAAGCTAAGGGCTTGTAACACCACACTGGAGCAGCTCATGAAA GTTATTCAGTTCAATACAATAAAGGAGAAGACCTCAGACCAGGTCCATCTCTTCTTCGCCAAGCTGAACTGTCGACTATACTGCAAAAAGCATGAGACAACAGATTTGATCTCTTGTTTGGAGAAAATCTATGCATTTTAA
- the LOC109047772 gene encoding zinc finger and BTB domain-containing protein 37-like: MERAGSIQLDIPDFSNSVLSHLNQLRIQGRLCDIVVNVQGHSFRAHKVVLAASSPYFRDHMSLSEMSTVSISVIRNPTVFEQLLSFCYTGRLCLQLADIISYLTAASFLQMQHIIDRCTQILEGIHFKISVSDVEEEIGNGAHRTANQTVESGRGGTGLGGSRSLSPRLTSSRLIGNTGVINIRDVREVREISPPGESMSPQIVEHSGIGSEEVGTGKEPILRINRAGQWYVETGTEVERGGEENVRMVDGFRIKTERMDEWMGAETQASAEEGSGAEEGPTVMIDTSGRTTLVQEGGRGGKSSQPSSSVSETERFSPTGSVVVMADHQRAKSESPGRVDDQRHPTSQGEEQAVFDMGGYEEYLREQVGDRWFRYNPRLTCIYCCKSFNQKGSLDRHMRLHMGITPFVCRICGKKYTRKDQLEYHIRKHTGNKPFHCHVCGKSFPFQAILNQHFRKNHPGCAPQEVSHSASPETTTVTSRGGQNEDESPSQEDAEGNGGGGGAGSSFGEGVQPSVSTTGPD, encoded by the exons ATGGAACGAGCAGGAAGCATCCAACTTGATATTCCGGACTTCAGCAACTCCGTCCTGTCGCATCTGAACCAGTTGCGAATACAGGGCCGTCTGTGTGACATTGTGGTCAATGTCCAGGGCCACAGTTTTCGTGCCCACAAGGTGGTCCTCGCCGCCAGCTCACCCTACTTCAGGGATCACATGTCACTGAGTGAGATGAGCACCGTGTCCATATCAGTAATCCGCAACCCAACCGTGTTCGAGCAGCTACTCTCCTTCTGCTACACGGGACGCTTGTGCTTGCAGCTCGCTGATATCATCAGCTACCTGACGGCTGCCAGCTTCCTTCAAATGCAGCACATTATTGACCGTTGCACCCAGATTTTAGAAGGAATCCACTTTAAAATCAGTGTGTCAGATGTGGAAGAGGAGATCGGGAACGGGGCCCACAGGACCGCCAACCAAACCGTTGAGTCAGGAAGAGGTGGGACCGGGCTAGGTGGGTCCCGCTCCCTAAGTCCCAGACTTACCAGTTCCCGATTGATTGGCAACACTGGGGTGATCAACATCCGTGATGTGAGGGAAGTCCGAGAGATCAGTCCCCCTGGGGAGTCCATGAGTCCCCAGATTGTGGAGCACAGTGGCATTGGCTCAGAGGAGGTGGGAACTGGGAAAGAGCCCATTCTCCGCATTAACCGAGCTGGGCAGTGGTATGTCGAGACGGGGACTGAggtggagagaggaggagaggagaatgTGCGGATGGTGGATGGGTTTCGGATTAAGACGGAAAGGATGGATGAGTGGATGGGAGCGGAGACCCAAGCGTCGGCAGAAGAGGGCAGTGGGGCCGAGGAGGGGCCGACAGTGATGATTGACACCTCAGGACGTACCACACTGGTGCAGGAAGGAGGAAGAGGTGGGAAAAGCTCCCAGCCGTCCAGTAGCGTCAGTGAAACAGAGAG gtTTAGTCCCACAGGAAGTGTGGTTGTGATGGCTGATCACCAGAGAGCCAAGAGTGAGTCTCCAGGAAGAGTCGACGATCAGAGACACCCCACCTCACAG GGAGAGGAACAAGCTGTGTTTGACATGGGGGGATATGAGGAGTACCTACGAGAACAGGTAGGTGATCGGTGGTTCCGCTACAACCCTCGTCTCACCTGCATTTACTGCTGCAAGTCCTTCAACCAGAAGGGCAGCTTAGATCGCCACATGCGCCTGCACATGGGCATTACCCCCTTTGTTTGCCGAATCTGCGGGAAGAAATACACCCGCAAGGACCAACTCGAGTACCATATCCGTAAGCACACAGGAAATAAGCCTTTCCATTGCCACGTCTGCGGCAAGAGCTTCCCGTTCCAGGCAATCCTCAACCAGCACTTCCGCAAAAACCATCCAGGCTGTGCCCCACAGGAGGTGTCCCATAGTGCCTCTCCCGAGACTACCACGGTCACCTCCCGTGGAGGCCAAAACGAAGACGAGTCGCCCTCCCAGGAGGATGCAGAGGGCAATGGTGGAGGGGGAGGTGCTGGCTCGTCCTTCGGAGAAGGTGTCCAACCTTCGGTATCCACCACTGGTCCCGACTGA